Proteins from a genomic interval of Nocardioidaceae bacterium:
- a CDS encoding Trm112 family protein: MNLDKTLLDLLACPQCHGGLRADEEREELVCETCRLAYPVRDDIPVMLVDDARSTA; the protein is encoded by the coding sequence ATGAACCTCGACAAGACCCTGCTCGACCTCCTGGCCTGCCCCCAGTGCCACGGCGGGCTGCGCGCCGACGAGGAGCGGGAGGAGCTCGTCTGCGAGACGTGCCGCCTGGCCTACCCGGTGCGCGACGACATCCCCGTGATGCTCGTCGACGACGCCCGCAGCACGGCCTGA